TTGGTTCATGAGAGTACCTTTGGCAAGGGTGAAAACAAACTTGCCAAGAATTATTATCATTCAACCAATATGCAGGCTGCTCAAATCGCCAAACAAGCTGGCGCAAAGATGCTGCTGTTGAATCACATTTCTGCCCGTTATACCGGTAAAATGGCCCATGAACTTGAAAAACAGGCACAAACGGTATTTCCCAATACCAAAGTTGTGAAGGATTTTGATGTCATTGAGATCCCGTTTGAGAAGCATTAGCGAATCATTTCTGGGGGGATAAGATTGAAAAAGCAAATTAGCACAATTATCAGCATTATATTGATTATCATCATTGCAATTTTTGCATTGATGAATTTTGAATCTGTTGAGGTTAACTTTGGCTTCGCATCATTTCAGGTGCCACTGGTACTTTTGATTTTGATTTGTCTCTTAATTGGTGCCCTGATTATTTTTCTGTTCTCGTCGACTCAGAATGTCAAAAAGAATCGTCAATATAAGCAATTGGCATCTGAAAGCCAAAAACGACAAGACGATTTAAACGCCGAGATTGGCGAACTCAATAACAATCTCAAAGAATTAGAAACTCGTTTGAAAAATTCGACGGGTAAACAGGAGATTGGTAGTCGAGATCAACAAATCAGTGATTTGCAGGATGAGATTGCCAAATTAACCGAGAAATTATCATCTCAAAAGTAAGGTAGAGTGTTTTAATGATTGATTCCAAGTATAAGTGGCAGCTTGATCAACCAGCTGATTCGTCAGTAGTTGACAAGTTGGCCAAGGATGCAAATATTGACCCATTTATCGCTAAA
Above is a genomic segment from Lentilactobacillus buchneri containing:
- a CDS encoding lipopolysaccharide assembly protein LapA domain-containing protein, whose translation is MKKQISTIISIILIIIIAIFALMNFESVEVNFGFASFQVPLVLLILICLLIGALIIFLFSSTQNVKKNRQYKQLASESQKRQDDLNAEIGELNNNLKELETRLKNSTGKQEIGSRDQQISDLQDEIAKLTEKLSSQK